In Zingiber officinale cultivar Zhangliang chromosome 3B, Zo_v1.1, whole genome shotgun sequence, a single window of DNA contains:
- the LOC122055919 gene encoding pentatricopeptide repeat-containing protein At2g17033-like has translation MALIWTAAGSSLSASATLRCAALPGSGKHADRLLSALHTASPHDSAATHRLIRKFLAKSSKSAALFALSRFLYLSSPYTLAIYEQINDASWFKWKSKLAASVIAVLEKQGRYDAAQTLASDAVARLNASRDLALFYCDLIDAFSEQGLTQSLHEAYEHLQEIPFSDRRFHGSSIKALCSMGKPADAEEKLNEMASSGFEPSPPEFKMVIQSYGQLGLFSEMRKILRSMEDAGAEIDTVCCNIALSCYGHHGKLSEMVSWMEKMRALGVGFSVRTFNCVLNSCPALLSICSKGTIQSFCESNSRALPLSVDALLKKLEAESPSSSSTEALLVKNLIASSVLDENLEWSSSGSKLDLHGFHVTSAYIILLNWMQELRLRFSKENAVPLEISIICGTGNHSQRRGQSPIKILVREIMFQTSSPMKIDRKNPGRFVASGKAIKEWLC, from the exons ATGGCGCTGATCTGGACGGCTGCGGGCTCCTCGCTTTCCGCCTCCGCCACCCTCCGCTGCGCCGCCCTCCCCGGCAGCGGCAAGCACGCCGACCGCCTCCTCTCCGCCCTCCACACTGCCTCTCCCCACGATTCCGCCGCAACCCACCGCCTCATTCGCAAGTTCCTCGCCAAGTCCTCCAAATCAGCTGCCCTCTTCGCTCTCTCCCGCTTCCTCTACCTCTCCTCCCCCTACACTCTCGCC ATCTACGAGCAAATCAACGACGCCAGCTGGTTCAAATGGAAGTCAAAGCTGGCCGCCAGCGTAATCGCGGTGCTCGAGAAGCAAGGCCGCTACGACGCGGCCCAAACCCTAGCCTCGGACGCTGTTGCGAGGTTAAACGCATCTCGAGACCTCGCCCTCTTCTACTGCGACCTCATCGATGCCTTTTCAGAGCAAGGGCTGACGCAATCCCTCCACGAGGCCTATGAACATCTGCAAGAGATTCCCTTTTCCGATAGGCGGTTCCACGGGTCGTCGATCAAAGCCCTGTGCTCGATGGGAAAGCCCGCCGACGCCGAGGAGAAACTGAACGAGATGGCATCCTCCGGATTCGAGCCATCGCCGCCGGAATTCAAGATGGTCATCCAGAGCTATGGCCAACTGGGTCTGTTCTCGGAGATGAGAAAGATTCTCCGATCGATGGAAGACGCGGGAGCAGAAATCGACACCGTATGCTGCAACATTGCTCTTTCTTGCTACGGCCACCATGGCAAGCTCTCGGAAATGGTTTCCTGGATGGAAAAAATGAGAGCTTTGGGTGTTGGTTTCTCCGTTCGAACCTTCAATTGCGTGCTGAACTCCTGCCCCGCGCTTCTTTCAATTTGCTCAAAAGGAACAATTCAATCCTTTTGCGAGTCCAATTCAAGAGCTCTTCCTCTCTCGGTTGATGCTCTATTGAAGAAGCTGGAGGCTGAATCGCCATCGTCGTCAAGCACCGAAGCCTTGCTGGTTAAGAATCTAATTGCTTCGTCTGTTTTGGATGAGAACTTGGAGTGGTCTTCCTCAGGGTCGAAATTGGATTTGCATGGATTTCATGTCACTTCAGCATACATAATCCTATTGAATTGGATGCAGGAGCTGAGACTGCGGTTCTCCAAGGAGAATGCAGTGCCATTGGAGATCTCCATAATCTGCGGAACAGGGAATCATAGTCAAAGAAGGGGGCAATCTCCGATTAAAATTTTGGTTAGGGAGATAATGTTTCAGACAAGTAGTCCAATGAAAATTGATCGAAAGAATCCCGGAAGGTTCGTTGCTAGTGGTAAAGCAATCAAAGAATGGTTGTGCTAA